The following proteins come from a genomic window of Streptomyces sp. Sge12:
- a CDS encoding ABC transporter substrate-binding protein encodes MTARTARGVAGATLAAALITGVTACSAPAAGGSGADAVVVGIATEPETLSPLLGYGKDGNSKIFDGLLTHDADMRLKPALAEALPEVSADGRTYTYGLRKGVTFSDGEPFSAKDVVFTYRTILDAGTNNASKTELDAIESVMARGEATVVFTLKYPYAPFAERTVLPIAPEHIAGKQDVNSGDFTTRPVGTGPYTLAGWSKGEKISFRANPGYWGGEPAVKRFTMAVVKDDDVRATRLRSGELDGAILPPNLARGFAEDPARSTYAAKTFDYRNVTLPTHHPVTGDVAVRRALDIAVDRGAMVDKLLEGAGRPAHGPVPTGSPWFAAGTERRHDLDAAKRILDEAGWKPGEDGIRVKDGVRASFPLWYTSGDKIRQDHALAFASDAKKAGVEVRTEAGTWEVIEPRMRTEAVLAGGGSPADPDFDQYQLLTSSLGGDGFNNMARYDEPAVDAALAEGRRSGDPAARKAAYDTVQRELVKNPGYVFLTHIDHVYVVGDKWEGLTTQVEPHDHGLGSGPWWNVETWKPKQK; translated from the coding sequence ATGACGGCCCGGACAGCACGGGGAGTGGCCGGCGCGACGCTGGCCGCCGCACTCATCACGGGCGTGACGGCCTGCTCCGCCCCCGCGGCCGGCGGATCGGGAGCCGACGCGGTCGTGGTCGGCATAGCGACCGAGCCGGAGACCCTCAGCCCGCTGCTGGGCTACGGCAAGGACGGCAACTCCAAGATCTTCGACGGGCTGCTCACGCACGACGCGGACATGCGGCTGAAGCCCGCACTGGCCGAGGCCCTGCCGGAGGTCTCCGCGGACGGGCGCACGTACACCTACGGGCTCCGCAAGGGCGTCACCTTCAGCGACGGGGAGCCCTTCTCCGCCAAGGACGTCGTCTTCACCTACCGCACCATCCTCGACGCGGGGACGAACAACGCCTCCAAGACCGAACTGGACGCGATCGAGAGCGTCATGGCGCGCGGCGAGGCCACCGTCGTCTTCACGCTGAAGTACCCCTACGCGCCGTTCGCCGAGCGGACCGTGCTGCCCATCGCTCCCGAGCACATCGCGGGCAAGCAGGACGTCAACAGCGGTGACTTCACCACCCGGCCCGTCGGCACCGGCCCGTACACGCTCGCCGGCTGGTCCAAGGGCGAGAAGATCAGCTTCAGGGCCAATCCGGGGTACTGGGGCGGCGAGCCCGCGGTGAAACGGTTCACCATGGCCGTCGTCAAGGACGACGACGTCCGCGCCACCCGGCTGCGCTCCGGCGAGCTGGACGGCGCGATCCTGCCGCCCAACCTCGCCAGGGGCTTCGCCGAGGACCCTGCCCGGAGCACCTACGCGGCCAAGACCTTCGACTACCGCAACGTGACCCTGCCGACCCACCACCCGGTCACCGGTGACGTGGCCGTCCGGCGGGCCCTCGACATCGCCGTGGATCGCGGAGCGATGGTCGACAAGCTCCTGGAGGGTGCCGGCCGGCCCGCGCACGGCCCGGTGCCCACCGGCAGCCCGTGGTTCGCCGCCGGCACCGAGCGCCGGCACGACCTCGACGCGGCGAAGCGGATCCTGGACGAGGCCGGCTGGAAGCCGGGCGAGGACGGCATCCGCGTCAAGGACGGGGTCCGCGCCTCCTTCCCGCTCTGGTACACCTCCGGCGACAAGATCCGCCAGGACCACGCGCTCGCCTTCGCCTCCGACGCCAAGAAGGCCGGGGTCGAGGTGCGCACCGAGGCCGGCACCTGGGAGGTCATCGAGCCCCGGATGAGGACCGAGGCCGTCCTCGCGGGCGGCGGCTCCCCGGCCGACCCGGACTTCGACCAGTACCAGCTGCTGACCTCCTCGCTCGGCGGGGACGGCTTCAACAACATGGCCCGGTACGACGAGCCGGCCGTGGACGCGGCCCTCGCCGAGGGCCGCAGGAGCGGCGACCCGGCGGCGCGCAAGGCCGCGTACGACACCGTGCAGCGCGAGCTCGTGAAGAACCCCGGCTACGTCTTCCTCACCCACATCGACCACGTGTACGTCGTCGGCGACAAGTGGGAGGGGCTCACCACGCAGGTCGAGCCGCACGACCACGGCCTCGGCTCCGGCCCGTGGTGGAACGTCGAGACCTGGAAGCCGAAGCAGAAGTGA
- a CDS encoding ABC transporter permease produces MARMAGRRTLFAAPVLLAVTFGVFAIADLSPFDPVKAYAGTAGLTASQADLDQLRLNLAVDRPLVTRWWDWLTSALTGDLGTSSVMRRPVADVIAERVGWSALLAACAFAVAVLVGTVFGVLAARRPGGPLDRIVSGLAYTLEAAPAFWLGLLAIWFFSVRLGALPSGGLTDAGSDTIGFGQVASHLVLPTLVLGLSQLPWFFLYVRQGVADALAEDPVRGARARGLAERTVLLGHGLRSGMLPMLTLIGSRVPELITGALLVETVFSWPGIAAATVQAATSVDFPLLAALTVLATAAVLAGNLLSDLLYGLADPRVGFDG; encoded by the coding sequence ATGGCGCGCATGGCGGGGCGGCGGACCCTGTTCGCCGCCCCGGTCCTGCTCGCCGTCACCTTCGGCGTCTTCGCCATCGCCGACCTGTCCCCCTTCGACCCCGTCAAGGCCTACGCCGGCACCGCCGGCCTCACCGCCTCACAGGCCGACCTCGACCAGCTCCGCCTCAACCTCGCGGTGGACCGGCCGCTGGTCACCCGCTGGTGGGACTGGCTCACCTCGGCGCTCACCGGGGACCTCGGCACCTCCTCCGTGATGCGCCGCCCCGTCGCCGACGTCATCGCGGAACGGGTGGGCTGGTCCGCCCTGCTCGCCGCCTGCGCCTTCGCGGTGGCGGTGCTCGTGGGCACGGTGTTCGGCGTGCTCGCCGCGCGCCGCCCCGGCGGCCCGCTGGACCGGATCGTGTCCGGCCTCGCCTACACCCTGGAGGCCGCCCCGGCCTTCTGGCTGGGCCTGCTGGCCATCTGGTTCTTCTCCGTACGGCTGGGGGCACTGCCCTCGGGCGGTCTGACCGACGCGGGCAGCGACACGATCGGCTTCGGCCAGGTCGCCTCGCACCTGGTCCTGCCCACCCTGGTGCTGGGCCTGTCCCAACTCCCCTGGTTCTTCCTCTACGTCCGCCAGGGCGTGGCCGACGCACTGGCGGAGGACCCCGTACGCGGGGCCCGCGCCCGGGGGCTCGCCGAACGGACCGTCCTGCTCGGGCACGGCCTGCGCTCCGGCATGCTGCCGATGCTGACGCTGATCGGCTCCCGGGTACCGGAACTGATCACGGGTGCGCTGCTGGTGGAGACCGTCTTCAGCTGGCCCGGCATCGCGGCCGCCACCGTCCAGGCGGCCACCTCGGTGGACTTCCCGCTGCTCGCGGCACTGACCGTGCTGGCCACGGCGGCGGTGCTGGCCGGGAACCTGCTGTCCGACCTGCTGTACGGACTGGCCGACCCGAGGGTGGGCTTCGATGGCTGA